A genomic window from Gossypium hirsutum isolate 1008001.06 chromosome D10, Gossypium_hirsutum_v2.1, whole genome shotgun sequence includes:
- the LOC107914928 gene encoding pre-mRNA-splicing factor SLU7 gives MATASVAFKSREDHRKQLELEEARKAGLAPAEVDEDGKEINPHIPQYMSSAPWYLNAERPSLKHQRKWKSDPNYTKSWYDRGAKIFQAEKYRKGACENCGAMTHDAKSCMERPRKKGAKWTNMHIAPDEKIETFELDYDGKRDRWNGYDASTYAHVIERYEARDEARRKYLKEQQLKKLEEKNSKNDGEGEGGGVEDSDEDDDNDELKVDEAKVDESKQMDFAKVEKRVRTTGGGSTGTVRNLRIREDTAKYLLNLDVNSAYYDPKTRSMREDPLPDADPNEKFYEGDNQYRMSGQALEFKQLNIHAWEAFDKGQDIHMQAAPSQAELLFRNYKVIKEKLKSKTKDTIMEKYGNAATEEEIPMELLLGQSERQVEYDRAGRVIKGMETSLPKSKYEEDVFINNHTSVWGSWWKDRQWGYKCCKQTIRNSYCTGAAGIEAAEAATDLMKANIARKATSEDAPAPAEDKKLATWGTEVPEDLVLDEKLLTEALKKEDERRREEKDERKRKYNVRWNDEVTAEEMEAYRMKKVHHDDPMKDFLN, from the exons ATGGCTACTGCATCAG TGGCATTTAAATCAAGGGAGGATCACCGGAAACAGCTAGAATTAGAAGAAGCTCGAAAAGCGGGGCTTGCACCTGCTGAGGTCGATGAGGATGGAAAAGAAATTAACCCTCATATTCCTCAGTATATGTCATCGGCACCTTGGTATCTTAACGCTGAGAGACCAAGTTTAAAGCATCAAAGGAAATGGAAATCCGATCCCAATTATACCAAATCTTGGTACGATAGAGGCGCAAAGATATTTCAGGCAGAAAAATATCGAAAAGGAGCCTGCGAAAA TTGTGGAGCCATGACACATGATGCAAAGTCATGCATGGAGAGGCCCCGTAAAAAGGGGGCAAAATGGACAAATATGCACATTGCACCTGATGAAAAGATAGAGACCTTTGAATTGGATTATGATGGCAAGCGGGACCGATGGAATGGTTATGATGCTTCTACTTATGCTCATGTGATTGAAAGGTATGAGGCAAGGGATGAGGCTAGAAGGAAATACCTGAAAGAGCAGCAGTTGAAGAAGTTGGaggaaaaaaatagtaaaaatgatgGAGAGGGAGAAGGAGGAGGAGTAGAGGATAGTGATGAAGATGATGACAATGATGAGCTGAAAGTTGATGAAGCTAAGGTCGATGAGAGCAAACAAATGGACTTTGCTAAGGTTGAGAAACGAGTTCGTACCACTGGTGGAGGGAGCACTGGTACTGTCAG GAATTTGCGTATCCGGGAAGACACAGCAAAATATCTTTTGAATCTTGATGTCAATTCTGCTTATTATGATCCCAAAACTCGATCTATGCGTGAAGATCCTCTTCCTGATGCTGACCCTAATGAGAAGTTCTATGAA GGTGATAATCAATATAGAATGAGTGGGCAAGCTTTGGAGTTCAAGCAGCTCAATATCCATGCATGGGAAGCATTTGATAAAGGTCAAGATATTCATATGCAGGCTGCTCCATCTCAAGCTGAACTCCTCTTCAGGAATTATAAGGTCATCAAAGAGAAGTTGAAATCAAAGACCAAAGATACCATTATGGAAAAATATGGCAATGCAGCGACTGAAGAAGAGATACCGATGGAGCTTCTCTTGGGGCAAAGTGAGAGGCAAGTCGAATATGATCGTGCTGGCAGAGTTATAAAGGGAATG GAAACATCGCTTCCAAAAAGCAAGTATGAAGAAGATGTTTTCATCAACAACCACACAAGTGTTTGGGGTTCATGGTGGAAGGATCGCCAATGGGGCTACAAATGTTGTAAGCAAACAATTAGAAATAGCTACTGTACTGGTGCAGCCGGGATTGAGGCTGCAGAAGCAGCAACGGATTTGATGAAGGCTAATATTGCACGTAAAGCAACATCTGAAG ATGCCCCTGCTCCTGCAGAGGATAAGAAACTTGCTACTTGGGGAACTGAGGTTCCTGAGGACCTGGTTCTTGATGAAAAACTTCTTACTGAGGCACTTAAGAAA GAGGATGAGAGGAGAAGAGAGGAGAAAGATGAAAGAAAACGCAAGTATAACGTCAGATGGAATGATGAG GTTACTGCTGAGGAAATGGAGGCATATAGGATGAAAAAGGTACACCACGATGACCCCATGAAGGATTTCTTGAATTGA